The following proteins are encoded in a genomic region of Oncorhynchus kisutch isolate 150728-3 linkage group LG6, Okis_V2, whole genome shotgun sequence:
- the LOC109893035 gene encoding carbonic anhydrase 4 isoform X1: MQRHLIVPIFFASFLKICTGADWCYQSQHTCATPCNGPEKWYHANKDCEGRAQSPINIVHRKTLTDERLTPFQFRKYQDSFSGLIKNNGHSVQVNVPHQPYVIGGDLEKPYKVVQFHLHWGKNGGPGSEHTIDGEQYPMELHIVHMNEEHSTLEDALKDPIGVAVLGFFYEESLSANRKYDPVVRALQRILMTGANTTLVSVSLEQLIPPQQNLSNYYRYKGSLTTPGCTESVIWTVFEKPIPLSRDQLRVFSDLQFKDGKPMVGTFRPVQPLNGRVVYRSGGAVVVASTAILLASVTMAMGLSQPN; this comes from the exons ATGCAGCGGCATCTAATCGTACCGATTTTTTTTGCATCCTTTTTGAAGATCTGCACCGGGGCAG ATTGGTGCTACCAGTCCCAGCATACCTGTGCCACCCCTTGTAATG GACCTGAGAAGTGGTACCATGCCAACAAAGACTGTGAAGGCAGAGCCCAATCCCCCATCAACATCGTCCACAGGAAGACCCTAACAGATGAGCGCCTCACACCCTTCCAGTTCAGAAAATACCAGGATTCCTTCAGTGGCCTGATCAAAAACAATGGACACTCTG TTCAAGTGAATGTGCCTCACCAACCGTATGTGATTGGTGGAGACCTGGAGAAGCCATATAAGGTAGTGCAGTTTCACCTGCACTGGGGAAAGAACGGAGGACCAGGGTCGGAACACACTATCGACGGAGAGCAGTACCCCATGGAG CTGCATATTGTTCACATGAATGAGGAACACTCAACATTGGAAGATGCCCTGAAAGACCCTATAGGAGTTGCAGTCCTTGGATTTTTCTATGAG GAATCCCTCAGTGCCAACAGAAAATATGACCCCGTTGTAAGAGCCCTCCAGCGCATCTTGATGACTG GTGCCAATACAACTCTGGTGTCAGTTTCTCTGGAACAGCTGATTCCTCCCCAGCAGAACCTAAGTAACTACTACCGTTACAAGGGCTCGCTCACCACCCCCGGCTGTACCGAGTCTGTGATCTGGACTGTGTTCGAGAAGCCCATCCCTCTCAGCAGAGACCAG CTGCGGGTGTTCTCAGACCTCCAGTTTAAGGATGGCAAGCCTATGGTGGGCACATTCCGGCCGGTGCAGCCCCTCAATGGCCGCGTGGTGTACAGGTCGGGAGGCGCTGTGGTAGTGGCCAGCACTGCAATCCTCTTGGCCTCCGTCACCATGGCGATGGGATTATCACAGCCCAACTAG
- the LOC109893035 gene encoding carbonic anhydrase 4 isoform X2, with translation MQRHLIVPIFFASFLKICTGADWCYQSQHTCATPCNGPEKWYHANKDCEGRAQSPINIVHRKTLTDERLTPFQFRKYQDSFSGLIKNNGHSVQVNVPHQPYVIGGDLEKPYKVVQFHLHWGKNGGPGSEHTIDGEQYPMEESLSANRKYDPVVRALQRILMTGANTTLVSVSLEQLIPPQQNLSNYYRYKGSLTTPGCTESVIWTVFEKPIPLSRDQLRVFSDLQFKDGKPMVGTFRPVQPLNGRVVYRSGGAVVVASTAILLASVTMAMGLSQPN, from the exons ATGCAGCGGCATCTAATCGTACCGATTTTTTTTGCATCCTTTTTGAAGATCTGCACCGGGGCAG ATTGGTGCTACCAGTCCCAGCATACCTGTGCCACCCCTTGTAATG GACCTGAGAAGTGGTACCATGCCAACAAAGACTGTGAAGGCAGAGCCCAATCCCCCATCAACATCGTCCACAGGAAGACCCTAACAGATGAGCGCCTCACACCCTTCCAGTTCAGAAAATACCAGGATTCCTTCAGTGGCCTGATCAAAAACAATGGACACTCTG TTCAAGTGAATGTGCCTCACCAACCGTATGTGATTGGTGGAGACCTGGAGAAGCCATATAAGGTAGTGCAGTTTCACCTGCACTGGGGAAAGAACGGAGGACCAGGGTCGGAACACACTATCGACGGAGAGCAGTACCCCATGGAG GAATCCCTCAGTGCCAACAGAAAATATGACCCCGTTGTAAGAGCCCTCCAGCGCATCTTGATGACTG GTGCCAATACAACTCTGGTGTCAGTTTCTCTGGAACAGCTGATTCCTCCCCAGCAGAACCTAAGTAACTACTACCGTTACAAGGGCTCGCTCACCACCCCCGGCTGTACCGAGTCTGTGATCTGGACTGTGTTCGAGAAGCCCATCCCTCTCAGCAGAGACCAG CTGCGGGTGTTCTCAGACCTCCAGTTTAAGGATGGCAAGCCTATGGTGGGCACATTCCGGCCGGTGCAGCCCCTCAATGGCCGCGTGGTGTACAGGTCGGGAGGCGCTGTGGTAGTGGCCAGCACTGCAATCCTCTTGGCCTCCGTCACCATGGCGATGGGATTATCACAGCCCAACTAG